A genome region from Physeter macrocephalus isolate SW-GA chromosome 4, ASM283717v5, whole genome shotgun sequence includes the following:
- the SEMA6C gene encoding semaphorin-6C isoform X2, which translates to MPRDPRFMPSLLLLLLLSLPHAQAAFPQDPPPLLTSDLQGISPLSWFRGLEDDAVVAELGLDFQRFLTLNRTLLVAARDHVFSFDLQAQEEGEGLVPNKYLTWRSQDMENCAVRGKLTDECYNYIRVLVPWDSQTLLACGTNSFSPVCRSYGITSLQQEGEELSGQARCPFDATQSNVAVFAEGSLYSATAADFQASDAVVYRSLGPQPPLRSAKYDSKWLREPHFVHALEHGDHVYFFFREVSVEDARLGRVQFSRVARVCKRDMGGSPRALDRHWTSFLKLRLNCSVPGDSTFYFDVLQALTGPVNLYGRSALFGVFTTQTNSIPGSAVCAFYLDDIERGFEGKFKEQRSLDGAWTPVSEDRVPSPRPGSCAGVGVAALFPSSRDLPDDVLTFIKAHPLLDPAVPPATHQPLLTLTSRALLTQVAVDGMAGPYSNTTVLFLGSNDGTVLKVLPPWGQSGGPEPILLEEIDAYSPSRCSGKRAAQTARRVTGLELDTEGHRLFVAFSGCIIYLPLSRCARHGACRRSCLTSQDPYCGWDSSRGCVDIRRPGGIDVHPAGNQESMEHDDCQDGATGSQSGTGDSAYGVRRDLPPASVSRSVPIPLLLACVAAAFALGASVSGLLVSCACRRAHRRRSKDIETAGLPRPLSLRSLARLHGAGPEPQPTSKDGGGAQTPQLYTTFLPPPEGVPPPELACLPTPESTPELPVKHLRHAGGPWEWNQNGNNAKEGRGRARGGNMAGGPAPRVLVRPPPPGCPGQAVEVTTLEELLRYLHGPQPPRKEVEPPAAAPFTSRALPPEPAPAPALFAGPSLLPRDCATPRRLDVPPEGKRPAPATRPALSAPAPRLGVGGSRRLPFSTHRAPPALLTRVPSGGPSRYSGGAGRHLLYLGRPEGHRGRALKRVDVEKPPVPLKPPLVGPSSQPAVPSGNHFNF; encoded by the exons ATGCCCCGTGACCCCCGCTTCATGCCCTCGCTGCTACTGCTGTTGCTGCTCTCACTTCCCCACGCCCAGGCTGCCTTTCCCCAGGACCCCCCCCCTCTGCTGACCTCTGACCTGCAAG GTATTTCCCCATTATCCTGGTTCCGGGGCCTGGAGGATGATGCTGTGGTTGCAGAACTTGGGCTGGACTTTCAGAGATTCCTGACCTTGAACCGGACCTTGCTAGTGGCTGCGCG GGATCATGTTTTCTCCTTCGATCTTCAAGCCCAAGAAGAAGGGGAGGGGCTAGTGCCCAACAAG TATCTAACATGGAGGAGTCAAGACATGGAGAACTGTGCTGTGCGGGGGAAGCTGACG GACGAGTGCTACAACTACATTCGTGTTCTCGTTCCCTGGGACTCCCAGACACTCCTTGCCTGTGGAACAAACTCATTCAGCCCCGTGTGCCGCAGCTATGGG ATAACTTCGCTGCAGCAGGAGGGTGAGGAGCTGAGTGGGCAGGCTCGATGCCCCTTTGATGCCACCCAGTCCAACGTGGCCGTCTTTGCAG AGGGCAGCCTGTATTCAGCCACAGCCGCGGATTTCCAGGCCAGTGACGCTGTGGTTTACAGAAGCCTTGGGCCTCAGCCCCCACTCCGCTCCGCCAAGTACGACTCCAAGTGGCTCCGAG AGCCACACTTTGTCCACGCTTTGGAGCATGGCGACCATGTCTACTTCTTCTTCCGAGAAGTCTCTGTGGAGGACGCCCGGCTGGGGAGG GTACAGTTCTCCCGTGTGGCCCGTGTGTGTAAGCGTGACATGGGTGGCTCACCTCGGGCCTTGGACCGCCACTGGACATCTTTCCTGAAGCTGCGGCTCAACTGCTCTGTCCCTGGGGACTCTACCTTCTATTTTGACGTCTTACAGGCCTTGACAGGGCCTGTGAACTTGTATGGCCGCTCTGCTCTCTTTGGGGTCTTCACCACCCAGACCAATAG CATCCCCGGCTCTGCGGTCTGTGCCTTCTACCTGGATGATATTGAGCGTGGGTTTGAGGGAAAGTTCAAGGAGCAGAGGAGTCTGGATGGGGCCTGGACCCCTGTGTCTGAGGACAGGGTCCCCTCCCCCAG GCCAGGATCCTGTGCAGGAGTAGGTGTAGCTGCATTGTTCCCCTCTTCTCGAGACCTCCCTGATGATGTCCTGACCTTCATCAAGGCTCACCCACTCCTGGACCCTGCCGTGCCTCCTGCCACCCATCAACCTCTGCTCACCCTCACCAGCAG GGCCCTACTGACCCAGGTAGCTGTGGATGGCATGGCTGGTCCCTACAGTAATACCACAGTCCTGTTCCTTGGCTCCAACGATGGGACAGTGCTGAAGGTGCTGCCCCCATGGGGGCAATCTGGGGGCCCTGAGCCCATTCTGTTGGAAGAGATCGATGCCTACAGCCCCTCCCG GTGCAGTGGGAAGCGGGCAGCCCAAACAGCACGGCGGGTCACAGGGCTGGAGCTGGACACTGAAGGTCACAGGCTCTTTGTGGCTTTTTCTGGCTGTATCATCTACCTCCCTCTCAGTCGATGTGCCCGGCATGGGGCCTGTCGGAG GAGCTGTCTGACTTCTCAGGACCCATACTGTGGATGGGATAGCTCCAGAGGCTGTGTGGATATCAGGCGACCTGGTGG AATTGATGTGCATCCAGCTGGGAACCAGGAATCCATGGAGCATGATGACTGCCAAG ATGGAGCTACTGGGAGTCAGTCTGGCACAGGGGATTCTGCTTATG GCGTGCGACGGGACCTCCCGCCAGCCTCAGTCTCCCGCTCCGTCCCCATCCCACTCCTCCTGGCCTGTGTGGCCGCAGCCTTCGCCCTGGGCGCCTCTGTCTCTGGCCTCCTGGTCTCCTGCGCTTGTCGCCGCGCCCACAGACGTCGGAGCAAGGATATCGAGACTGCGGGGCTCCCGCGCCCTCTCTCCCTTCGCAGCTTGGCCCGTCTGCACGGGGCGGGCCCAGAGCCGCAGCCAACGTCCAAGGACGGAGGGGGGGCACAGACACCCCAGCTCTACACCACCTTCCTGCCTCCTCCCGAGGGCGTACCCCCGCCGGAGCTGGCCTGCCTACCCACCCCGGAGTCCACGCCGGAGCTGCCGGTCAAGCACCTCCGCCACGCCGGGGGTCCCTGGGAGTGGAACCAGAACGGGAACAACGCCAAGGAGGGCCGGGGCCGCGCCCGGGGCGGGAACATGGCGGGCGGCCCCGCGCCGCGCGTGCTGGTGAGGCCGCCGCCGCCCGGCTGTCCCGGGCAGGCCGTGGAAGTCACCACCCTGGAGGAACTGCTGCGCTACCTGCACGGCCCGCAGCCGCCCAGGAAGGAGGTCGAGCCCCCGGCCGCCGCCCCTTTCACCTCGCGGGCGCTGCCGCCCgagcccgcccccgcccccgccctcttTGCCGGCCCCAGCCTGCTCCCCCGGGACTGTGCCACGCCTCGGAGGCTGGACGTGCCCCCGGAGGGCAAGCGCCCGGCCCCCGCCACCCGGCCTGCTCTCTCCGCCCCAGCTCCCCGGCTCGGGGTGGGCGGCAGCCGGAGGTTGCCCTTCTCCACGCACCGTGCACCCCCCGCGCTGCTCACCCGAGTCCCCTCGGGAGGCCCCTCCAGGTACTCCGGGGGTGCCGGGAGACACCTCCTGTACCTGGGCCGGCCTGAGGGACACCGGGGCCGCGCCCTGAAGAGGGTGGACGTCGAGAAGCCCCCGGTGCCCCTGAAGCCTCCCCTCGTCGGACCTTCTTCGCAGCCGGCCGTCCCTAGTGGCAaccattttaacttttaa